The Macaca fascicularis isolate 582-1 chromosome 11, T2T-MFA8v1.1 genome includes a region encoding these proteins:
- the FIGNL2 gene encoding fidgetin-like protein 2, which translates to MHWTPEHAQPLNQWPEQHLDVSSTTPSPAHKLELPPGGRQRCHYAWAHDDISALTASNLLKRYAEKYSGVLDSPYERPALGGYSDASFLNGAKGDPEPWPGPEPPYPLASLHEGLPGTKSGGGGSSGALGGSPVLAGNLPEPLYAGNACGGPSAAPEYAAGYGGGYLAPGYCAQTGAALPPPPPAALLQPPPPPGYGPSAPLYNYPAGGYAAQPGYGALPPPPGPPPAPYLTPGLPAPTPLPAPAPPTAYGFPTAAPGAESGLSLKRKAADEGPEGRYRKYAYEPKAPAADGASYPAADNGECRGNGFRAKPPGAAVEASGKYGAGVPLKVLGSPVYGPQLEPFEKFPERAPAPRGGFAVPSGEPPKGVDPGALELVTSKMVDCGPPVQWADVAGQGALKAALEEELVWPLLRPPAYPGSLRPPRTVLLFGPRGSGKALLGRCLATQLGATLLRLRGATLAAPGAAEGARLLQAAFAAARCRPPSVLLISELDALLPSRDDSAAAGGALQVPLLACLDGGCGAGADGVLVVGTTSRPAALDEATRRRFSLRFYVALPDSPARGQILQRALAQQGCALSERELAALVQGTQGFSGGELGQLCQQAAAGAGLPGLQRPLSYKDLEAALSKMGPRASAKELDSFVEWDKMYGSGH; encoded by the coding sequence ATGCACTGGACACCGGAACACGCCCAGCCCCTCAACCAGTGGCCAGAGCAGCACCTGGATGTCTCCTCCACCACCCCGTCGCCGGCCCACAAGTTGGAGTTGCCCCCTGGGGGTCGCCAACGCTGCCACTACGCTTGGGCACACGACGACATCTCCGCCCTCACTGCCTCCAACCTCCTAAAGCGCTATGCAGAGAAATACTCTGGGGTCTTGGACTCTCCCTACGAGCGTCCGGCCCTGGGCGGGTACAGCGACGCCTCATTCCTCAACGGCGCCAAAGGGGACCCCGAGCCCTGGCCAGGGCCGGAGCCACCCTACCCCTTGGCCTCACTCCACGAGGGCCTCCCAGGAACCAAGTCGGGCGGTGGGGGCAGTTCCGGGGCCCTAGGCGGCTCCCCGGTTTTAGCCGGGAACCTCCCTGAACCCCTCTACGCCGGCAATGCGTGCGGGGGCCCGTCGGCGGCGCCCGAGTACGCGGCGGGCTACGGCGGGGGGTACCTGGCGCCGGGTTACTGCGCGCAGACGGGTGCCGCGCTGCCCCCGCCGCCCCCGGCCGCACTTCTGCAGCCCCCGCCGCCGCCCGGGTACGGGCCCTCAGCGCCGCTGTACAACTATCCCGCAGGGGGCTACGCGGCGCAACCCGGCTACGGCGCGCTCCCACCGCCCCCAGGCCCACCCCCGGCCCCCTACCTGACCCCGGGCTTGCCCGCGCCCACGCCCCTGCCAGCGCCGGCGCCGCCCACAGCCTATGGCTTCCCCACGGCCGCGCCGGGTGCCGAGTCCGGGCTGTCGCTGAAGCGCAAGGCCGCCGACGAGGGGCCCGAGGGCCGCTACCGCAAGTACGCGTACGAGCCCAAGGCCCCTGCGGCTGACGGGGCCTCCTACCCCGCCGCCGACAACGGCGAGTGTCGGGGCAACGGGTTCCGGGCCAAGCCGCCGGGAGCCGCGGTGGAGGCGTCAGGCAAGTACGGTGCCGGCGTCCCCCTCAAGGTCCTGGGCTCCCCCGTCTACGGCCCGCAACTGGAGCCCTTTGAAAAGTTCCCGGAGCGGGCCCCGGCTCCTCGTGGGGGGTTCGCCGTGCCGTCGGGGGAGCCTCCCAAAGGCGTGGACCCCGGGGCCCTGGAGCTGGTGACGAGCAAGATGGTGGACTGCGGGCCCCCGGTACAGTGGGCGGATGTGGCGGGCCAGGGTGCGCTCAAGGCGGCGCTGGAGGAGGAGTTGGTGTGGCCCCTACTCAGGCCGCCCGCCTACCCCGGCAGCCTGCGCCCGCCGCGGACCGTCCTGCTCTTCGGGCCGAGGGGCTCCGGCAAAGCGCTGCTGGGCCGCTGCCTCGCCACGCAGCTGGGTGCTACGCTGTTGCGCCTGCGCGGCGCGACCCTAGCTGCGCCCGGCGCCGCCGAGGGCGCGCGCCTCCTCCAGGCTGCTTTCGCGGCCGCGCGCTGCCGCCCACCCTCCGTACTCCTCATCAGCGAGCTGGATGCGCTGCTTCCCTCCCGGGACGACAGCGCGGCGGCAGGGGGCGCGCTGCAGGTGCCGCTCCTAGCTTGCCTGGACGGGGGCTGCGGCGCTGGGGCTGACGGCGTGCTGGTTGTGGGCACCACCTCGCGGCCCGCGGCTCTAGACGAGGCGACCCGCCGGCGCTTCTCTCTCCGCTTCTATGTGGCGCTGCCAGACAGTCCGGCCCGCGGGCAGATCCTGCAGCGAGCGCTGGCCCAGCAGGGCTGCGCGCTCAGTGAGCGGGAACTGGCGGCGCTGGTGCAGGGCACGCAGGGCTTCTCTGGGGGCGAGCTAGGGCAGCTGTGCCAGCAGGCGGCGGCCGGGGCGGGCCTCCCGGGGCTGCAGCGCCCCCTCTCCTACAAGGACTTGGAGGCAGCGCTGTCCAAAATGGGCCCTAGGGCCTCCGCCAAGGAACTGGACTCGTTCGTGGAGTGGGACAAAATGTACGGCTCCGGACACTGA